A single Oncorhynchus mykiss isolate Arlee chromosome 22, USDA_OmykA_1.1, whole genome shotgun sequence DNA region contains:
- the LOC110501405 gene encoding protocadherin-8, whose amino-acid sequence MMCGILTGWHGWIFGLQMLFFSLAESEGNTLKYQTNEEGSPGTVIGNLAKDMSLSPSFGSNTNFRMMKQFNDSFIRVRESDGELSVGERIDRERICRHTLQCLITFDVVSFSKERYKLIHVEVEVKDINDNSPEFPNKESTVEISENADVGFRIHLDPAEDADVGSNYIQSYQISVNSHFSIDVLLRADGVKYAELVLMKELDRETQSSYAVELIATDGGNPYRSGSTKITIKVTDFNDNRPVFDQNNFSVTLPENAQVGFVLLNLNAVDPDEGLNGEVGYGFGKQVSAEIRELFEVDSKSGRVRLKNPVDFETKKTYELDVQATDLGSNPTPAVCKIIIHIKDVNDNAPEISITPMTSISTGIAYISETADKDSLVALISTSDRDSGVNSQVHCTLYGHDHFKLQQAYEDSYMIVTAAFLDREKISEYNLTVMAEDFGSPPLRKITQYTIRLSDENDNAPHFTKPIYEVSVVENNAPGAYITTVEARDADLGTNGKITYRLLDSVIMGSPVNTFVSLNAISGSIYALRSFNYEVMKHLEVHIQASDEGSPQLQSSAIINLKILDQNDNAPSIIEPILNKGSAEIFLPKDAPAGYVVTQIKATDAEEGINAQMSYKITEGGHLGFSINKVTGKIHVTHELNYDPSETLRVLVAVNDNGTPSLTSTATIHLTLIEGTPPSVPGRVQNGSVEVFEWDIAIIIVLSGSCSLLLLAIILITTTCSRRKRVKREAGYSENEDMPHVEKGESRQIDSLITNHKSNVFDVHPFPEKAPLASSNTIKTAPDDGRQVKECVFDNRIMEGHSEGYSTLPGYRKETLRPITIWKGNSFTTISARDPQFSGKDSGKGDSDFNDSDSDISGDGHKKDSPPINSLWACTSECKILGHSDRCWSPSATRANTSLSHGPHLSTFSKTASLPRNTLQRDSYYQQAHLPKINGLQSVYEKVQHQELDYILVCPPTPARILETDEISLPEYGQS is encoded by the exons ATGATGTGTGGCATTTTAACAGGTTGGCATGGGTGGATTTTTGGAttacaaatgttatttttttcactAGCCGAGTCTGAGGGAAATACTCTGAAATACCAGACCAATGAAGAGGGAAGTCCAGGAACAGTGATCGGTAACCTGGCCAAGGACATGTCCTTGAGTCCCTCTTTCGGCTCCAATACTAATTTCAGGATGATGAAACAATTCAACGATTCTTTTATCCGGGTGAGAGAAAGCGACGGGGAGCTTTCTGTCGGGGAGaggattgacagagagagaatatGTAGGCACACTTTACAGTGTCTCATCACTTTTGATGTTGTCAGTTTTTCAAAAGAGAGGTACAAATTGATCCATGTCGAGGTGGAGGTAAAAGACATCAATGATAACTCTCCGGAGTTTCCAAACAAGGAATCTACAGTTGAGATCTCTGAAAATGCCGACGTGGGGTTCCGTATTCATTTGGACCCAGCCGAGGACGCAGATGTCGGTTCAAACTACATCCAAAGCTATCAGATTTCTGTCAACAGTCATTTTTCAATTGATGTGCTTTTGAGAGCAGATGGGGTTAAATATGCGGAGTTGGTGCTAATGAAAGAGCTAGACAGGGAGACTCAGTCATCTTATGCGGTGGAGCTTATTGCCACAGACGGAGGAAACCCTTATAGGTCGGGTTCAACGAAAATAACAATAAAAGTGACAGACTTTAATGACAACCGTCCTGTTTTTGACCAGAATAATTTCTCGGTAACTTTGCCCGAGAACGCACAGGTTGGATTCGTTTTATTGAACTTAAATGCAGTTGATCCAGATGAGGGTTTAAATGGAGAGGTGGGCTATGGGTTCGGAAAACAGGTTTCTGCAGAAATCAGAGAACTTTTCGAAGTGGACAGTAAATCCGGGCGCGTGAGACTTAAGAACCCAGTGGATTTTGAGACCAAGAAAACATATGAATTAGACGTTCAGGCGACTGATCTAGGATCCAACCCGACCCCCGCCGTCTGTAAAATAATAATTCATATCAAAGACGTTAATGACAATGCCCCAGAAATCAGTATTACGCCAATGACCTCCATCTCAACAGGCATCGCATATATCAGCGAGACAGCAGACAAGGACAGCCTAGTGGCGCTGATCAGCACCTCGGACAGGGACTCGGGCGTCAATAGCCAGGTCCACTGTACTTTATATGGGCACGATCATTTCAAACTTCAACAGGCTTATGAGGACAGCTACATGATTGTCACCGCCGCATTCCTAGACAGGGAGAAGATTAGTGAGTACAATTTAACAGTGATGGCTGAAGATTTTGGGTCACCTCCATTGAGAAAAATCACACAATACACCATCAGGCTAAGCGACGAGAATGACAACGCCCCGCACTTTACTAAGCCTATCTATGAAGTTTCTGTGGTGGAAAATAATGCACCTGGGGCATATATAACCACGGTTGAAGCCAGAGATGCAGACTTGGGGACTAATGGCAAAATTACATACAGACTTTTAGACAGTGTTATAATGGGATCACCTGTCAACACGTTTGTATCTCTGAATGCAATCTCTGGTTCAATATATGCACTGAGAAGCTTCAACTATGAAGTCATGAAACATCTGGAGGTACACATCCAGGCAAGCGATGAGGGGTCACCCCAGCTTCAGAGCAGTGCCATCATCAATCTAAAAATATTGGATCAGAATGACAACGCTCCGTCTATCATAGAGCCCATCCTTAATAAGGGATCAGCTGAGATTTTCCTGCCCAAAGACGCACCTGCAGGCTATGTTGTCACCCAGATAAAGGCCACAGATGCCGAAGAAGGCATTAACGCGCAGATGTCCTACAAAATCACGGAGGGGGGACACTTGGGTTTCTCTATCAATAAGGTTACTGGGAAGATACATGTGACTCATGAGCTGAACTATGATCCGTCTGAAACACTGAGAGTCCTAGTGGCTGTCAATGACAATGGGACACCTTCTCTGACCTCCACAGCCACTATACACCTCACTCTCATCGAAGGCACTCCTCCCAGTGTTCCTGGTAGGGTCCAAAACGGCAGTGTTGAGGTCTTTGAATGGGACATAGCCATTATCATAGTCCTATCAGGGAGCTGCTCCCTCCTCTTGCTAGCAATCATCTTAATCACTACCACCTGCAGTCGACGCAAACGGGTTAAGAGAGAGGCGGGATACAGTGAAAATGAAGACATGCCACATGTGGAGAAGGGGGAGAGCAGACAAATTGATTCATTGATCACCAACCACAAAAGCAATGTGTTTGATGTGCACCCTTTCCCTGAGAAAGCACCGTTGGCCTCAAGCAACACAATAAAAACAGCCCCTGATGATGGAAGACAAGTAAAAGAGTGTGTCTTTGACAACAGAATAATGGAGGGTCATTCGGAG GGTTATTCGACACTGCCTGGCTATAGGAAAGAAACCCTCAGACCCATAACCATATGGAAGGGTAATTCATTCACAACCATCTCCGCGCGAGATCCTCAGTTCAGTGGAAAGGACAGTGGGAAAGGAGACAGTGACTTTAACGACAGCGACTCTGACATCAGTGGAGATGGCCACAAAAAAGACTCCCCACCGATAAACA GTCTCTGGGCCTGCACCAGTGAGTGTAAAATCCTAGGCCACTCAGACCGATGCTGGAGCCCCTCTGCCACTAGAGCCAATACCAGCCTCTCCCATGGACCACACCTCTCAACCTTCTCCAAGACAGCCTCTCTGCCGCGAAACACTCTGCAAAGAGACTCCTACTACCAACAGGCTCACCTACCCAAAATCAATGGTCTGCAAAGTGTCTATGAAAAAGTCCAGCACCAAGAATTGGATTATATTCTGGTATGTCCACCAACACCAGCCAGGATACTAGAGACTGATGAGATATCCCTCCCAGAGTATGGACAGTCCTAA